A window from Vespa velutina chromosome 13, iVesVel2.1, whole genome shotgun sequence encodes these proteins:
- the LOC124953653 gene encoding chaoptin isoform X2, which translates to MVSSNYPRSIEMDCDRVIFTRDTLDSLKGQPIISISQRHCGYQSLPEELVGSGLTLRELDLSDNSIYRLMDRQLQSQNQLRVLRLANNLLGDNLNPIFSSNEFHGMEELRRLDLRKNGLRNIEEGIFKGCINLEELYLDENNMTIVPTASLKGPKGIKILSLIGNNIGSLSRGAFLTLGESLLRLDLSNNGLSHMEDGSLSGLEHLLFLNISRNDLTRFNSDVFKGAYNLLQLDLSVNYLQEFPTYALRHLTDLKFLNISNNLITEIERVHLLGLTELQVLDLSRNNIGRLGINTFSSLSSLTRLDLSLNALRTIEESSFEGLVKLKWLSLQDNNILLVPATALTRLPALAHLHVEFNRVAALSTELIRSTSSSLVTLGLTRNLVREIPGRLFYNFENLISIELSGNMLSSISQNTFAGLEDTLLNLDVSFNRLTSMTELPLKNLLSLNLAGNQLKRISPETFKHLPRLQYLNLSSNALYGGFPPIFPSSLIILDISYTGLKILPTVLMLNLESLEKVYLSGNNLQEIDEGTFQHHYNLSVIDLSNNFIERIDNGAFVGLINLYELNLRSNRLTSFIGEYFNTGTGLQILDLSNNRLSQLSPTAFVIHPRLRSLDLSYNDFVHFPSDFIKSLQFLERLDLSRNKLRNVDEFSFSQIGRLHTLNLSGNKIESVEELAFHNSTQLQILDLSNNVLETLSERTMEGLLRLEHLDLQNNKLASLPETIFDQSRIRSVESIDLSGNYFNEIPIRTLQRQSASLFSLKIARNKMTEVFTQDIVNNVKDLDLSENPLSENAIRGILGEAKILRSLNLAQTGIKILTRLETPFLKHLNLSGNDIIDIKPAILERTTMLESFDLSRNKLTDFSNLVNTFKILPTLQSLDISNNDVKAINESSFDGLSTLRSLKIANLPNCTRIEKNAFKHLGKLRSLYAYSYPKLGYFDVQGILKGMPNLETLDIEIKDSSVGNEQLSIRTHPRLRLLTLRGERLRTVLSSSLVGVRVPSLSLGLKNTSVDTIPAALFFPVPRSTVVSLDITGNKFTTLPVQLLAALDERSGFVKLTGLDSNPINCNCETKHLWRWLKGLGNRASNVICMTPDYVSGMLLNNLTEEYLTCDRTTLSRYQTTEMTPSSRSTTAEPEIIWTVQPTTQNNRNKNYNGDHTSSVTVGNVSSTDDTLIIGIVGGVVAFIAIIVIVICICRLKWSTQMNEARMTAVASSIHEASMIRPASAYSGKINHDVYVGSYNGSTLGRGNGVHGSSVPTTPVQMMPYVQPVHVMHPFAPPPQVSQPLYGYYDNPPVPMYVTCPSENKFDR; encoded by the exons ATGGTATCTTCAAATTATCCAAGATCTATCGAAATGGATTGCGATCGTGTTATATTTACTCGTGACACTTTGGACAGTCTCAAGGGACAACCGATTATTTCGATCAGTCAAAGACACTGTGGCTATCAGAGCTTACCAGAAGAACTTGTTGGATCTGGTTTGACCTTGAGAGAGTTGGATCTCTCCGATAATTCCATTTATAGATTAATGGATCGCCAATTGCAATCTCAAAATCAATTACGTGTATTGAGATTAGCCAATAATCTTCTCGGTGATAATTTAAATCCTATTTTTTCGAGCAACGAATTTCATGGTATGGAAGAATTACGAAGGCTTGATCTTCGGAAAAATGGACTTCGAAACATTGAGGAAGGAATTTTTAAAGGTTGTATCAATCTCGAAGAACTTTATTTAGATGAGAATAATATGACTATTGTGCCTACTGCTTCGTTGAAAGGACCAAAAGGTATCAAGATACTCTCGCTTATTGGAAATAATAttg GTTCCCTTTCAAGAGGAGCCTTTTTGACATTGGGCGAGTCTTTGTTACGTCTGGATCTCAGTAATAATGGATTATCACATATGGAGGATGGTTCACTTTCTGGATTAGAACATTtgcttttcttaaatatatctcGCAATGATCTCACAAGATTTAATAGCGATGTATTTAAAG gagcatataatttattacaattggATCTTTCTGTGAACTACTTACAAGAATTTCCTACTTATGCTTTGAGACATTTGACGGATCTAAagtttttgaatatttcaaataatttaattaca gaAATTGAACGTGTCCATTTGTTAGGCCTGACTGAATTACAAGTACTCGATCTAAGTCGAAATAATATTGGTCGACTTGGAATAAATACGTTTTCCAGTCTTTCCTCTCTCACTAGACTTGATTTAAGCTTGAATGCTTTGCGTacg ataGAGGAGTCATCCTTCGAAGGattagtaaaattaaaatggtTGTCGCTACAGGATAACAATATTCTATTAGTACCGGCTACAGCACTAACACGACTACCAGCATTGGCTCATCTACACGTCGAATTCAATCGTGTAGCTGCATTATCCACGGAATTAATTCGATCTACGTCATCTAGTCTCGTTACGTTAGGATTAACGCGTAACTTGGTGCGAGAAATCCCAGGTCGATTGTTCTACAATTTCGAAAATCTCATTAGCATAGAACTTTCTGGTAACATGCTCTCTAGTATTTCACAAAATACGTTCGCCGGTTTGGAAGATACTTTATTGAATCTAGATGTTTCCTTCAATCGTTTGACCAGTATGACTGAActtcctttaaaaaatttattatctttaaatttgGCTGGTAATCAATTGAAAAGAATATCTCCCGAAACATTTAAACATTTGCCGAGATTACAATATCTTAATCTTAGCAGTAATGCTCTTTATGGAGGATTTCCACCAATATTTCCATCGTCTTTAATTATACTTGATATATCGTATACAGGCTTGAAGATTTTACCAACAGTTTTAATGTTAAATCTGGAATCTTTAGAAAAGGTTTATCTGTCTGGAAATAATTTGCAAGAGATAGACGAGGGTACTTTTCAACATCATTACAATTTATCCGTGATCgatttatctaataattttatcgaacgtaTTGACAATGGAGCTTTCGTCGGCCTTATTAATCTTTACGAGCTTAATCTACGTAGTAATAGATTAACGTCTTTCATCGGAGAATATTTCAATACTGGAACAGGCTTACAAATATTGGATTTATCGAATAATCGTCTGAGTCAATTATCACCGACTGCTTTTGTGATTCATCCTAGATTGAGAAGCCTCGATCTATCCTATAACGATTTCGTCCATTTCCCTAGCGATTTTATCAAATCTCTGCAATTTTTGGAACGTTTGGATTTGTCGAGGAATAAATTAAGGAACGtcgatgaattttctttctcacaaaTCGGTCGATTACATACGTTAAATCTTtcaggaaataaaatagagtCTGTTGAAGAACTGGCTTTTCATAATTCTACGCAACTTCAAATTTTGGATCTATCTAATAACGTCTTGGAAACGTTAAGCGAACGTACGATGGAAGGTTTGTTACGTCTTGAACATCTTGATCTtcagaataataaattagctTCGTTACCAGAAACTATATTCGATCAATCCAGAATTCGTTCAGTGGAGAGCATCGATTTATCAGGGAACTACTTCAATGAAATACCGATAAGAACTTTACAGAGACAATCGGCATCGTTGTTCAGTTTAAAGATAGCAAGAAATAAGATGACGGAAGTCTTTACACAAGATATAGTCAACAATGTAAAAGACCTTGATCTTTCAGAAAATCCACTTAGCGAAAATGCTATACGTGGTATATTAGGCGAAGCGAAGATATTAAGATCTTTGAATTTAGCCCAAActggtataaaaatattgaccaGACTTGAGACACCATTTTTAAAACATCTAAATCTATCTGGAAACGATATAATAGACATCAAACCAGCTATTCTTGAACGTACTACTATGTTGGAAAGTTTTGATTTATCTAGAAACAAATTGACAGATTTTTCGAACTTGGTGAATACGTTTAAAATACTTCCAACTCTTCAAAGTTTGGACATATCTAACAACGATGTGAAAGCTATCAATGAGAGTAGTTTCGATGGATTATCCACGTTGCGTTCACTTAAGATCGCTAATCTTCCTAATTGTactagaatagaaaagaacgcATTCAAACACTTGGGAAAATTACGTTCGTTATATGCCTATAGTTATCCTAAATTAGGTTATTTCGACGTGCAAGGAATATTGAAAGGGATGCCAAACTTAGAAACCTTAGATATTGAAATCAAAGATTCGTCTGTGGGAAACGAGCAACTTTCTATAAGAACGCATCCTCGTTTGCGACTATTAACTTTACGAGGAGAGAGATTACGTACCGTACTTTCGAGTTCGTTGGTGGGTGTACGTGTACCTTCATTGTCCCTTGGTCTGAAAAATACATCCGTTGACACGATACCAGCAGCTCTCTTCTTCCCGGTACCACGTTCTACAGTAGTCTCATTGGATATAACTGGAAATAAATTCACTACTTTGCCCGTACAATTGTTGGCTGCTCTCGATGAAAGAAGTGGTTTCGTAAAACTCACTGGTTTGGATAGTAATCCTATTAATTGTAACTGTGAAACGAAACATCTTTGGAGATGGTTAAAAGGATTAGGCAATAGAGCATCTAATGTTATTTGTATGACTCCTGATTATGTATCAGGAATGTTATTGAATAATCTTACCGAGGAATATCTTACTTGTGATCGGACGACCCTTAGCAGATATCAAACAACAGAAATGACACCTTCCTCAAGATCAACAACGGCTGAACCTGAAATTATATGGACTGTACAACCAACGACTcagaataatagaaataaaaattacaatggaGATCATACCAGTAGTGTTACCGTTGGAAATGTGTCGAGTACAGACGATACTTTAATAATTGGCATAGTTGGTGGTGTCGTCGCTTTTATAGCCATCATCGTTATAGTCATATGTATCTGTCGGCTCAAATGGAGCACCCAAATGAACGAAGCTAGAATGACGGCAGTGGCATCTAGCATTCATGAAGCTTCAATGATAAGACCTGCGAGTGCTTACTCGGGTAAGATCAATCACGATGTTTACGTGGGATCTTATAACGGATCAACGTTAGGTCGTGGTAACGGTGTACATGGTTCTTCGGTACCTACCACACCGGTACAAATGATGCCCTATGTTCAACCAGTTCATGTTATGCATCCATTTGCACCACCCCCACAGGTATCTCAACCGTTGTATGGTTATTACGATAATCCACCGGTACCGATGTATGTCACGTGTCCGTCTGAAAATAAGTTtgatagataa